A portion of the Haemophilus influenzae genome contains these proteins:
- a CDS encoding helix-turn-helix domain-containing protein: MKEWYSAKELEGLDGLPAQATNITRKAKNENWKMREAKGIKGGAFEYHISSFPDVTKNALGFTDDTVRVVNLQEPIGENTIRIEILDVEASAGNGAFLTRSEQGLLAQEFDLDFFRRQFGRTDAKNLKIIAVKGDSMAPTLESGDLLYVDVSENYFSADGLYVFTFDDHTFIKRLQKRGREMWAISDNKEEYKEWEIKQDDPVFIHGRVVFSLPMKMKKW, translated from the coding sequence ATGAAAGAATGGTACTCGGCAAAAGAGTTAGAAGGGCTAGATGGATTGCCTGCTCAAGCAACAAATATCACTCGCAAGGCAAAAAATGAAAATTGGAAAATGCGCGAAGCCAAAGGTATAAAAGGTGGTGCGTTTGAATATCATATAAGTTCATTTCCTGATGTAACGAAAAATGCATTGGGCTTTACTGACGACACGGTGCGCGTGGTTAATCTGCAGGAACCTATAGGGGAGAATACCATTCGCATTGAAATTTTGGACGTGGAAGCTAGTGCTGGCAATGGAGCTTTCTTAACTCGTAGCGAACAAGGCTTATTAGCACAAGAGTTCGATCTGGATTTCTTCCGTCGCCAATTTGGGCGCACCGATGCTAAAAATTTAAAAATTATTGCGGTAAAAGGCGACAGCATGGCGCCGACATTGGAAAGTGGCGATTTGCTTTATGTCGATGTATCAGAAAATTATTTCAGTGCCGATGGGCTTTATGTGTTCACGTTTGATGATCACACATTCATTAAACGCTTGCAAAAACGTGGTCGTGAAATGTGGGCGATTTCTGATAATAAAGAAGAGTATAAAGAGTGGGAGATAAAACAGGATGATCCTGTCTTTATTCACGGACGCGTGGTGTTTAGTTTGCCGATGAAGATGAAGAAGTGGTAG
- a CDS encoding helix-turn-helix domain-containing protein encodes MGICSEATVKRWIASGKLKSYKFGRSRKIAESDLNEFIKTCRR; translated from the coding sequence ATGGGGATTTGTTCGGAAGCAACAGTGAAACGTTGGATTGCTAGTGGAAAGTTAAAGTCTTATAAATTCGGTCGCTCCCGTAAAATTGCGGAAAGCGACTTGAACGAATTCATTAAGACTTGTCGGCGATAA
- a CDS encoding replication endonuclease, producing MMNWELECNANLAKREQAMADARAVMMQSAVKFDRTFDTAQATSAQMELFSVAPHQFDYVEKLLSALPRKRQREHFRHVWLRAFNGVKDDGSIGFKFGNKQAAYANTYLREILTNRLKAVFQHYQISLDWLIDRDTHSQVVALSKGKKAANFPFYLLSEHQLKEMADKLALLFTKLQSDFVTEQAERKERGEISLDDFAALSRDLYRLVGEVCADIGFPLKHWFAYQDNRFLDVNDIEVDLNKSVCPIHWKRQLTTAQKRLKEHVEIGCGAVSAKVSPYVSQTAFNDYRVQRADNLEYLQQMVLENLDDSTEQMPLIEMWKKSVANPAIRFQETMNRLRGIDEWAIENSFVSLFLTLTAPSSFHATHETGKNNKKWQGASPRDTQRYLNKVWAQLRAQFAKRRIGFFGFRGVEPHHDGTPHWHLLMYVKPERKDEVIQLFRKKALELDGDEFGAKKYRFKVEEIDPTKGSAIGYVAKYIAKNIYAGKQGKEMSDEVENLTLLENVQRVSAWANLWGIRQFQFYGTPSISTWRELRKIDDAMAATADDEELDIGRTVADVGCFASYIKVQGGAMTKRCDQPICIEYEECEPNKYGEIRKKIVGVKNRFTEKKIITKLKNWVIKSAKSALGSTALNSESTETNKAHRAAWTCVNNCNRSKIEQQVNLLMLPIGSPLKPSQIDLLIRHGRLRLNDYRWICCENDEVFIKEEKIPLAQAFGWGESLGGF from the coding sequence ATGATGAACTGGGAACTTGAGTGTAATGCCAATCTTGCCAAACGTGAGCAAGCGATGGCAGATGCACGTGCAGTGATGATGCAAAGTGCGGTGAAATTTGACCGCACTTTCGATACTGCTCAAGCGACATCGGCGCAAATGGAATTATTTTCTGTTGCGCCGCACCAGTTCGATTATGTTGAAAAACTGCTTTCTGCGCTCCCTCGCAAACGCCAACGTGAGCATTTTCGCCATGTTTGGTTGCGTGCGTTCAACGGTGTGAAAGATGATGGTTCTATCGGGTTTAAATTTGGTAATAAACAGGCAGCGTATGCCAATACCTATTTGCGTGAAATCCTCACTAATCGCTTGAAAGCCGTTTTTCAACATTATCAGATTAGCCTTGATTGGTTGATTGACCGTGATACGCATTCACAAGTGGTCGCACTTTCTAAAGGCAAAAAGGCGGCTAACTTTCCGTTTTATTTGTTAAGTGAACATCAGCTAAAAGAAATGGCAGACAAATTAGCCCTGTTGTTTACGAAATTACAGTCTGATTTTGTCACTGAACAAGCGGAGCGGAAAGAACGTGGGGAAATATCTCTTGATGATTTCGCCGCACTTTCTCGTGACCTTTATCGCTTAGTGGGCGAAGTGTGTGCGGATATTGGTTTTCCGTTAAAACACTGGTTCGCTTATCAAGATAACCGTTTCTTAGATGTAAATGACATTGAGGTTGATCTGAATAAATCAGTTTGCCCAATACATTGGAAACGCCAACTTACTACGGCACAAAAACGATTGAAAGAACATGTGGAGATTGGCTGTGGTGCAGTATCGGCAAAAGTGAGCCCTTATGTGTCGCAAACTGCATTTAATGACTACCGTGTGCAACGTGCAGATAACCTCGAATATCTGCAACAAATGGTGTTGGAAAATCTAGACGATAGCACCGAACAAATGCCGTTGATTGAAATGTGGAAAAAATCGGTGGCAAATCCTGCTATCCGTTTTCAGGAAACCATGAACCGCTTGCGTGGTATTGATGAATGGGCGATAGAAAATTCATTTGTGTCACTCTTTCTTACGCTGACTGCCCCATCCTCTTTTCACGCAACGCATGAAACAGGCAAAAACAATAAAAAATGGCAAGGCGCAAGCCCTCGTGATACGCAACGTTACTTAAATAAAGTGTGGGCACAGTTACGTGCACAGTTTGCCAAACGTAGGATCGGTTTTTTTGGCTTTCGTGGCGTTGAACCGCATCACGACGGCACACCGCATTGGCACTTGCTGATGTATGTAAAACCTGAACGTAAAGATGAGGTTATTCAATTATTTCGCAAGAAAGCGTTGGAATTAGATGGCGATGAATTTGGGGCGAAAAAATACCGTTTCAAAGTAGAAGAAATTGACCCGACAAAAGGTTCTGCCATTGGCTATGTGGCGAAATACATCGCCAAGAATATCTATGCAGGTAAGCAAGGCAAAGAAATGTCCGATGAAGTAGAAAATCTGACATTACTTGAAAACGTACAACGTGTCAGTGCGTGGGCAAATCTTTGGGGCATTCGTCAATTCCAGTTTTACGGTACACCGTCAATTTCGACATGGCGTGAACTTCGCAAAATTGATGATGCCATGGCAGCAACTGCGGACGATGAAGAATTGGATATTGGTCGCACGGTGGCTGATGTGGGTTGCTTTGCAAGTTATATCAAGGTGCAAGGTGGCGCAATGACAAAACGTTGCGACCAACCAATTTGTATCGAGTATGAGGAATGCGAACCGAATAAATACGGTGAGATTCGTAAGAAAATTGTGGGGGTAAAAAACAGATTCACAGAAAAGAAAATCATCACCAAATTAAAAAACTGGGTGATTAAATCAGCGAAAAGTGCGTTGGGTTCAACCGCACTTAATTCGGAGTCCACCGAAACAAACAAGGCGCATCGCGCCGCTTGGACTTGTGTCAATAACTGTAACCGCTCAAAAATTGAACAGCAAGTTAATTTATTGATGTTGCCTATCGGTTCGCCATTAAAACCGTCACAAATTGACCTTTTAATACGCCATGGACGGTTACGGCTTAATGACTATCGGTGGATTTGTTGTGAAAACGATGAAGTTTTCATTAAAGAAGAAAAAATTCCGTTGGCTCAAGCCTTTGGTTGGGGCGAGAGCTTGGGGGGATTTTAG
- a CDS encoding DNA cytosine methyltransferase, translated as MIEAVDLFCGAGGLTAGLQKVGVKVNAGYDIEENCRFAFEFNNQASFVNKDVALVDADEIIQWYKKGKIRLLAGCAPCQPFSKYNQGKDTRLDKKWPLLYAFARLIKEVQPELVTMENVPEVVKHQVYHDFVDELKSQGYFIWADTIKCVDYGLPQQRKRHVLLASKLGEIDMIAPTHSLENQVTVKDAIKHLPPIKAGETCPTDRLHRAMALSEINLKRIQASKQGGTWRDWPESLRTECHKRASGATYSAVYGRMSWEKPSPTMTTLCYGYGNGRFGHPEQDRAISLREAAIFQAFPENYQFMPEEQPINLNTVGKMIGNAVPVTLGEIIGKSFISHLQEMGYNS; from the coding sequence ATGATTGAAGCAGTTGATTTATTTTGTGGAGCAGGCGGACTTACCGCAGGTTTGCAAAAAGTCGGCGTAAAAGTAAATGCAGGCTACGATATTGAAGAAAATTGCCGATTTGCTTTTGAATTTAATAATCAAGCATCTTTTGTAAATAAAGATGTTGCTCTTGTTGATGCTGACGAAATTATTCAATGGTACAAAAAAGGTAAGATCCGACTATTGGCAGGTTGTGCACCTTGTCAGCCGTTCTCAAAATATAATCAAGGCAAGGATACTCGATTAGACAAAAAATGGCCTTTGCTTTATGCATTTGCGAGACTAATTAAAGAAGTTCAACCTGAACTAGTCACAATGGAAAATGTTCCTGAGGTTGTTAAGCATCAGGTTTATCATGATTTTGTTGATGAATTAAAATCACAAGGATATTTTATTTGGGCAGATACGATTAAATGTGTTGATTATGGATTGCCACAACAACGCAAACGTCATGTATTATTAGCTTCTAAACTTGGTGAGATTGATATGATTGCACCAACCCATTCACTTGAAAATCAAGTTACAGTTAAAGATGCAATCAAACATCTTCCCCCTATTAAAGCTGGAGAAACTTGTCCTACAGATCGACTTCATCGAGCAATGGCATTGAGTGAAATCAATTTAAAACGTATTCAAGCATCAAAACAGGGGGGAACTTGGCGGGACTGGCCAGAATCTTTACGTACAGAATGCCATAAAAGAGCCAGTGGGGCGACTTATTCTGCCGTTTATGGAAGAATGAGTTGGGAGAAACCAAGTCCAACAATGACAACCCTTTGTTATGGCTATGGAAATGGACGTTTCGGACATCCTGAGCAAGATAGAGCAATTTCATTAAGAGAAGCTGCGATATTTCAGGCGTTCCCTGAAAATTATCAGTTTATGCCAGAAGAACAGCCTATAAATTTAAATACAGTAGGAAAAATGATTGGCAATGCAGTGCCGGTGACTTTGGGAGAAATTATTGGGAAAAGTTTTATATCCCACCTTCAAGAGATGGGATATAACAGTTAA
- the nusA gene encoding transcription termination factor NusA: MSKEILLAAEAVSNEKLLPREKIFEALESAIAISTKKKFEYETDIRVSINPKTGEFDTFRRWLVVDEVKVPTKEITLEAAQFDDPNLQLGEYVEDQIESIAFDRIAMQTARQVISTKIREAERAKVVEQFREEEGKIVTGTVKKVSRDSIILDLGNKAEAMIAREDMLPRENFRPGDRVRGVLYKVNPEGKTAQLFVTRSKPEMLIELFRIEVPEIGEEMIEIRGAARDAGSRAKIAVKSNDKRIDPVGACVGMRGARVQAITNELGGERVDIVLWDDNPAQFVINAMAPADVSSIIVDEDNHSMDIAVEADNLAQAIGRNGQNVRLATQLTGWTLNVMTTDELNAKHQAEDNKVLNLFINALELDEEFAQILVEEGFTSLEEIAYVPMNELTAIDGLEDEDLVEELQTRAKNAITAAAVAEEEALKKANIEDRLLNLDGMNRHVAFRLAEKQITTLEELAEQGVDDLADIEELTAEQAADLIMAARNICWFGEE, encoded by the coding sequence ATGAGTAAAGAAATTTTACTGGCGGCGGAAGCTGTATCCAATGAAAAATTATTACCACGTGAGAAAATTTTTGAAGCATTAGAGAGTGCGATTGCGATTTCTACTAAGAAGAAGTTTGAATATGAAACGGATATTCGCGTTTCAATTAATCCCAAAACAGGAGAATTTGATACTTTTCGCCGTTGGTTAGTCGTAGATGAAGTAAAAGTACCAACGAAGGAAATTACTTTGGAAGCGGCGCAATTTGATGATCCAAATTTGCAACTTGGAGAGTATGTAGAAGATCAAATTGAATCTATTGCATTTGACCGTATTGCAATGCAAACAGCACGTCAAGTTATTAGCACTAAAATTCGTGAAGCCGAACGTGCAAAAGTGGTTGAACAATTTCGTGAAGAAGAAGGAAAAATTGTAACAGGCACTGTAAAAAAAGTAAGTCGAGACAGTATTATTTTAGATCTTGGCAATAAAGCGGAAGCGATGATTGCACGTGAAGATATGTTACCACGTGAAAACTTCCGTCCGGGAGATCGTGTTCGTGGGGTGCTTTATAAAGTAAATCCTGAAGGCAAAACTGCACAATTATTTGTGACACGTTCTAAACCAGAAATGTTGATCGAATTATTCCGTATTGAAGTGCCTGAAATTGGCGAAGAAATGATTGAAATTCGTGGTGCAGCTCGTGATGCTGGCTCTCGCGCTAAAATTGCAGTGAAATCAAATGATAAGCGAATTGATCCAGTTGGTGCTTGTGTAGGAATGCGTGGTGCGCGTGTTCAAGCCATTACCAATGAACTTGGTGGTGAGCGTGTAGATATCGTGCTTTGGGATGATAATCCAGCACAATTTGTGATTAATGCGATGGCGCCTGCGGATGTTTCTTCTATTATCGTTGATGAAGATAATCATTCTATGGATATTGCTGTTGAAGCTGATAATCTTGCTCAAGCCATTGGTCGTAATGGTCAAAACGTGCGTTTAGCAACACAATTAACAGGTTGGACACTAAACGTAATGACGACTGATGAGTTAAATGCTAAGCATCAAGCAGAAGATAACAAAGTGTTAAATTTATTTATTAACGCATTAGAACTTGATGAAGAATTTGCTCAAATCCTTGTAGAAGAAGGCTTCACAAGTTTAGAAGAAATTGCTTATGTGCCAATGAATGAATTGACAGCAATTGATGGTTTGGAAGATGAAGATCTTGTTGAAGAACTTCAAACTCGTGCTAAAAATGCGATTACAGCCGCAGCAGTAGCTGAAGAAGAGGCATTGAAAAAAGCAAATATTGAAGATCGCTTATTGAATTTAGATGGTATGAATCGCCATGTGGCATTCAGATTAGCTGAAAAACAAATTACTACTCTCGAAGAACTCGCCGAACAGGGTGTAGATGATTTAGCAGATATTGAAGAATTAACAGCAGAACAGGCAGCAGATTTAATTATGGCTGCACGTAATATCTGTTGGTTTGGCGAAGAATAA
- the rimP gene encoding ribosome maturation factor RimP, which yields MATLEQNLQEMLQDAVKDLGCELWGIECQRVGRFMTVRLFIDKEGGVTVDDCADVSRQVSAILDVEDPIADKYNLEVSSPGLDRPLFTLPQFERYIGQDIAVHLRIPVMERRKWQGKLERIEKDMITLIVDDQEQILVFGNIQKANVVAKF from the coding sequence TTGGCTACATTAGAACAAAATTTACAAGAAATGCTACAAGATGCGGTAAAGGATTTAGGCTGTGAATTGTGGGGAATTGAGTGTCAGCGCGTGGGTCGTTTTATGACAGTTCGTTTATTTATAGATAAAGAAGGTGGTGTGACAGTTGATGATTGTGCTGATGTAAGTCGTCAAGTGAGTGCAATTTTAGACGTGGAAGATCCAATTGCGGATAAATATAATCTAGAAGTGTCGTCACCCGGTCTAGATCGTCCGCTATTTACCTTGCCGCAATTTGAACGCTATATTGGGCAAGATATCGCTGTGCATTTGCGAATTCCAGTGATGGAACGCCGTAAATGGCAAGGTAAGTTAGAGCGTATTGAAAAGGATATGATTACTTTAATCGTTGATGATCAAGAACAAATTTTAGTCTTCGGAAACATTCAAAAAGCGAATGTTGTTGCAAAATTTTAA
- a CDS encoding BbrUII/HgiDII family restriction enzyme yields the protein MAKFNIDLNVLNHLGLSLYTNTPAVLTEIVSNSWDADATEVHINIDTENGTITIADNGHGMNLDDVENKFLNVGYARRKDKRAISPIYKRNVMGRKGIGKLAMFSLANEVSIFTKTEDDEVVALKVNVTHLREAIEQQQEYNTENIEDTSSFITKKGTTIVLSDIDKHINTTATYLKKHLARRFSILGQKFNFKVFINQEEVTLEHRGYTSKIEFLWSFGHSSQFLQKNSIKYKELDHQITYDNLSFNITGFIASVKKPSELKDEDVSNNAITVLANGRIFQENILDELDNAKIFTSYLVGEINADFLDDSNYQDMATSSRQGLRQNDERYAILKVFVANALKTVDTDWDVWRKETGLKEVKEKHPALQTWLDELKDSRDKKAAEDLISKVNTIRFSGSEEEQEISRKDVLKSAVLVFEKLKVRGNLERLNELSSFDPKVFKPILQSIDDIEESYFYDVTKQRLGIIDKLESLKDENEKEKVIQEHLYEHLWLLDPAWERTTETFIEQKLSNELKQACPDNNSGARLDIAYKNIAGKHIIIEMKKEMPSYSIDIYDLIKQGNKYVDATKQWYLNNQDYSDVSGIEVYFLVGTKVKNKIYQTTDKETVNDLLRASKAELLTYDELITRSRNAYAEYLQKTNDIQKIKDIVEKI from the coding sequence ATGGCAAAATTTAATATTGATTTAAATGTACTTAATCATTTGGGATTGAGTTTATATACCAACACACCTGCGGTTTTAACAGAGATTGTATCCAACTCTTGGGATGCTGATGCCACTGAAGTTCATATTAATATTGATACAGAAAATGGCACTATCACGATTGCTGATAATGGACACGGAATGAATTTAGATGATGTAGAGAATAAATTCTTAAATGTGGGTTATGCTAGAAGAAAAGATAAGAGAGCAATCAGCCCAATATATAAACGTAATGTAATGGGAAGAAAAGGGATTGGCAAACTAGCAATGTTTTCACTTGCCAATGAAGTTTCTATTTTTACTAAAACAGAAGATGATGAGGTTGTTGCTCTTAAGGTTAATGTTACTCACTTGAGAGAGGCGATTGAGCAGCAACAAGAATACAACACGGAGAATATTGAAGACACATCCAGTTTTATCACAAAAAAAGGCACTACAATTGTATTATCTGACATAGATAAGCACATCAATACTACTGCAACTTATCTAAAAAAACACCTAGCAAGACGTTTTAGTATTTTAGGACAAAAATTTAATTTTAAAGTATTTATTAATCAAGAAGAGGTTACCTTAGAACATCGAGGATATACTTCAAAAATTGAGTTTTTATGGTCTTTTGGTCATTCTTCTCAGTTTCTACAAAAAAACTCAATAAAGTATAAAGAATTGGACCATCAAATAACTTATGATAATTTATCCTTTAACATCACAGGTTTTATTGCTAGCGTGAAAAAACCTTCTGAATTAAAAGATGAAGATGTATCAAATAATGCAATCACTGTTTTGGCGAATGGTCGTATTTTCCAAGAAAATATATTGGATGAATTAGATAACGCAAAAATTTTTACAAGCTATCTTGTTGGAGAAATTAATGCGGATTTCTTAGATGATTCTAATTATCAAGATATGGCAACATCTTCTCGACAAGGATTACGTCAAAATGATGAACGGTACGCAATTTTGAAAGTATTTGTGGCTAACGCATTAAAAACTGTCGATACCGATTGGGATGTTTGGCGAAAAGAAACTGGATTGAAAGAGGTAAAAGAGAAACATCCAGCTTTACAAACTTGGCTTGATGAACTTAAAGATAGTCGTGATAAAAAAGCGGCGGAAGATTTAATTAGTAAAGTCAATACGATTCGCTTTAGTGGTTCTGAAGAAGAGCAGGAGATCTCTCGTAAGGATGTGCTGAAAAGTGCGGTATTAGTATTTGAGAAGTTAAAGGTGCGTGGGAATTTAGAGCGGCTAAATGAATTATCTTCTTTTGATCCAAAAGTTTTTAAACCGATATTACAATCAATAGATGATATTGAAGAGAGTTATTTCTATGACGTAACGAAACAACGATTGGGAATTATTGATAAATTAGAATCGCTTAAAGATGAAAATGAGAAAGAAAAGGTTATCCAAGAACATCTGTATGAGCATTTATGGTTGCTTGATCCTGCTTGGGAACGAACAACTGAAACATTTATTGAACAAAAGCTAAGTAATGAACTTAAACAAGCTTGTCCTGATAATAATTCAGGAGCAAGATTAGACATTGCGTATAAAAATATAGCAGGGAAACACATCATTATTGAGATGAAAAAAGAAATGCCCAGTTACTCAATAGATATTTACGATCTTATAAAACAAGGGAATAAATATGTAGATGCAACAAAACAATGGTATTTAAATAATCAAGATTATTCTGATGTTTCGGGGATAGAGGTCTATTTTTTGGTAGGCACTAAAGTGAAAAATAAAATTTATCAGACTACAGATAAAGAAACGGTTAATGACCTTTTAAGAGCATCTAAGGCGGAGCTTTTGACCTATGATGAGTTAATTACTCGCTCTAGAAATGCTTATGCTGAATACTTACAGAAAACAAATGATATTCAAAAGATAAAAGATATCGTTGAAAAAATTTAA
- a CDS encoding integrase arm-type DNA-binding domain-containing protein, which translates to MAKIIKQLTIAQVNNAKAAEKIYYLFDGDGLKLVVKPNGVKTWVFNYKRPYTLKRTEKTIGTYPAVSLKDARQKALEFRQLLANKIDPHEFERKQVIDALKEQQSTFSYVANEWLLYRAKIGKEQGNYTEKTRIDTERRTNAAIDLIGGVPFKELTLKHGLSVLEPYRQSGATAELKKRYLVLKSIAEYAERFEYWEINKWKYLGDDLPAVNKNKHHPSIHYKTLPEFMISLARANISQTVRLAILWGLLNATRASETVSAKYSDIIEHEHLPNGKVWQVEVSKGGKGDRLHLVPLSKQAETLLSYIKQHASKEYLFPSTLSKARNKKHINSQTPNEVIKTMDGGKYKGTMTNHGIRSLFSSYCNDNRLELGLDKEIIEICLSHLNSDEIRNAYNRAEYLPYRLKTFQEWATYVEKCANGLFKEIIADKS; encoded by the coding sequence ATGGCAAAAATCATCAAGCAACTAACCATTGCGCAGGTAAACAACGCCAAAGCGGCGGAAAAGATCTATTATTTATTTGACGGTGACGGTTTAAAACTCGTCGTCAAGCCAAACGGCGTGAAAACGTGGGTGTTTAATTACAAACGACCCTACACATTAAAACGTACTGAAAAAACTATCGGCACATATCCAGCGGTATCGCTTAAAGATGCACGTCAAAAAGCACTTGAATTTCGCCAACTTTTAGCCAATAAAATTGACCCGCACGAATTTGAGCGAAAACAAGTCATAGACGCACTAAAAGAACAACAGAGCACATTTTCCTATGTTGCAAATGAATGGTTACTCTATCGTGCGAAAATTGGTAAAGAACAAGGCAATTACACAGAAAAGACAAGAATTGATACAGAAAGACGCACGAACGCCGCTATTGACTTAATTGGTGGCGTGCCATTCAAAGAATTGACTCTAAAACACGGTTTATCCGTGCTTGAACCTTATCGCCAATCTGGAGCAACAGCTGAATTGAAAAAGCGTTATTTGGTTTTAAAGTCAATCGCTGAGTATGCTGAACGTTTTGAATATTGGGAAATCAACAAATGGAAATATCTTGGCGATGATTTGCCTGCAGTGAACAAAAACAAACATCATCCTTCAATTCATTACAAAACCTTACCAGAATTTATGATCAGCCTTGCTCGAGCCAACATATCACAAACTGTTCGCCTTGCGATTTTGTGGGGTTTGCTCAACGCTACAAGAGCGAGCGAAACCGTCAGTGCAAAATATTCTGACATCATTGAACACGAACATTTGCCCAATGGTAAAGTGTGGCAAGTGGAAGTTTCAAAAGGCGGGAAAGGGGATCGATTGCACCTTGTGCCGTTAAGTAAACAGGCAGAAACCTTGCTTTCATACATCAAACAACACGCAAGTAAAGAATATTTATTCCCGTCTACCTTATCAAAAGCGAGAAATAAAAAGCATATCAACAGCCAAACACCGAATGAAGTGATAAAAACAATGGACGGCGGCAAATACAAAGGCACCATGACAAATCACGGCATACGGTCGCTATTCAGTAGTTATTGCAATGATAATCGCCTAGAACTTGGCTTGGATAAGGAAATCATCGAAATTTGCCTAAGCCATTTGAATTCCGATGAAATACGAAACGCCTATAATCGGGCTGAATATTTGCCTTACCGATTAAAGACGTTTCAAGAATGGGCAACCTATGTTGAAAAATGTGCAAATGGTCTATTTAAAGAAATTATCGCCGACAAGTCTTAA